The window GGCTATCGCGAAATGCGGAGGTGGTTCCTGGGCCAGATGAGCCCGGCGGATGTAGCGCGGAACCGTGTAGCCCGGCCGTTCGGAGCACAGGCTGGCGTGCGCGTAGCCGCCCCGACTGCGGCGGCGGCGCAGCATCGCAGAGGCGCCCGCGGCGACCACCAGCGGCGAGAGCTCCTCCAGAATTCTCAGGCGTAGCGGATTCGGGAACGCCGTGCCGAAGTCCTTCATGAGATCGCGGGTCTCGGTCAGGCATTCCGAGCGCAGCATCGCCTCGATGATCGCGAGGGCCGCGAGGTTCTCTGCGTTGTCGGCGAGGTAGCCGGCGCGGGCCGACAAGCCGTCGGCCAGCTCGCGCAGCGCGGGCTGGGACGCCCGGTCGAGCAGCGGCGCCAGCTGGTTGGCGAGCTGGGCCGCGGGGGTCTCGCCGGGCCCGAGAAGGCCACGGTCGCGCAGGGCGGTCACGATGCTCGTGGCCACCTCGGTGACGCCCTTGCCACGGACGAACTGGATGCCGGGCAGGTTCACGACCTTCCACGACGTCTCGGCAAAGGCCTGCCGCTGGGCGGCCCGGGCCTGCCTGGCCCGCTCGAGGTCCGGCTCGTCGAGGAAGGACACCGGGACGAAGGCGAAGGCCTCGTCGTAGGAGTGCCGGAGGGACAGGAACAGGGCTTCGGCGTGCACCCATTGCGAGGCCAGCGCGGCCTCGTCGAGAAGCACCACGCCGCCGTGGCACACGTGCAGCATGAAGGCGATCCGCCGGCGCCAGTCATCCCCGCCCGTGATCTGCTCCTGGTCATAGAGGACCCGGATCCCCCCATGCGGCTCGGCCGCTTCCTCGATGCTCGCCGCAAGCTCGCGCAGGCGCTCCTTGCTGGCCGAGGAGGGCGAGCTGTGGCTGAGGAACAGCCGGTACACCATGACGACCCCCGCCCCGCGAAAGACCACGTCACTCGTAGCACCGGACAGCTGCCCGCAGCGGCGGTCTCGCCGATAAACATAGCGTTCGGCCGGCTCCGGCGCCGAGGCGACGCCGCCGGCCCGCTGAGCGGCTTTCGACCCTCGTCTGCCGGGCCGCGTTGTGGTTCGCTTGGGAGATGGCCGATGCACCCGAGGTCGTCGTCGCGAGTGGCCATATGGTGGACGCCGCGGACCGGAGCACGCCGCGTTTCCCCGCCGGCGAGGTCGAGCGGGTCACCCGGGAGGTCGCCGCGACGCTGCGCGGGTGGAACGTCGGGCCGTCCACGACCGTCGTCTGCGGCGGAGCGCGCGGCGCTGACATCATCGTGGCCGAGCAGGCGCGGGAGCTCGGCGCCCGGGTGCGGCTCTGTCTCGCCGCGCCTGCCGAGCAGTTCGAACAGACCTCGGTCGCCCTGCCCGGCACGGACTGGGTGGCCCGGTTCCGCGCGCTGTCCGCGATCGCCGACGTGGAGGTCGTGCCGCCGGCCTCTGATCCGGCAGATGACGTCTATTCCCGCACGAATCAACGACTGATCGAGATCACCAGGTCCTACGGCGGCCACCCGCACGCGGTGATCGTGTGGAACGGCGCGGAGGGCGACGGCCCCGGCGGCACCCGGAACTTCGTCCGGCAGCTCGCCGGGGGTGGCAGGACGGGCCCGGTTCACGTGATCGACCCGACGCCGCGTGCCTATGAGAGCAGGCAGAGCGCGCCCGGCCCGAAGAAGCTGCTCGCCCTGGACGGCGGAGGCATCCGCGGGGTCCTGTCACTGGAGATCCTGCGCTCGATGGAGGCCCAGCTGCGCCAGCGGCGCGGGAGCCCGGACCTGGTGCTAGCCGACTACTTCGACTACGTGGGCGGCACCAGCACCGGCGCGGTGATCGCGGCGGCGCTTGCGATGGGCCGCTCCGTCGCCGAGGTCCAGGACCGGTACATCTCCCTCGCGTCCACCGTCTTTCGAAAGCGTTTCCTGCCTTTCCGGCTCCGGTCGTTCTACCCCGATGACCAGCTTCGCTCGGAGTTGGAAGACTTCTTCGGGCCCGGGCGCACGCTGGGCGCTCCCGAGTTCCGATCGCTGGTCCTGCTGGTCCTGCACAACACGGTGACCGACTCTGCCTGGCCGCTGAGCAATTGCACCCAAGCCAAGTACAACCGGGCCGATCGCTGCCTTCAATCACCCTCTGACCGCAATCTGGACCTGTCCCTGACCGAGCTGCTGCGGGGCAGCACGGCCGCGCCGGTGTACTTCGCCCCGCAGACCATCCGGGTCGGGTCACACGAGTTCGTCTTTCAGGACGGCGGCCTCACCCCATTCAACAATCCCGCCCTGTTGATGTACGTCATGGCCACGCTTCCTGAATACGGATTGAACTGGCGCGCCGGACCGGAGGACCTGCTGGTGGTCTCGGTGGGCACCGGATCGGCCGCGTCCGTGCACCCCGGCCTGCGGCCGGGCAAGGTCTGGCTCGGGTTCAACGCCAAGAACTTCCCGTCGGTGTTCATGCGCGGCGCATCGGTCGGCCAGGACCTGCTTGCCCGCGCCTTCGGCAGCACCCGCGCGGGCGAGGAGATCGATCGGGAGTTCGGCGCCCGCCTGAACCCGGCGCCCGCTCCGGGTGGCAGCCGGTTCAGCTACGTCCGCTACGACGCCAACCTGTCAAAAGAGACGCTGCAGGAGTACGGAATAACATCCAGCCGAGCCCAGAAAACGATTCGGAAGCTCGACGCGGTAGGCGAAATGGCGCAGCTACGGGCCATCGGCGAAAAGGTCGGCCGGACGGTGGACGTGGCCGATCACTTCAGGGGATTCCTCTGAAACCAGCCGGGCTTACACCCGCCGCTGGACGTGCAGCAGGTAGACAGCCCGGTCCAGCGGGTTGGCGTCGGTCCGAGGCCGGCTCGGAAGCCCTTCAGCCAACTCGTAATGCGAGAAAGCCGATTCCAGCACGCCCTCGCCGCTAGTGAGACCAGGCAGCCGCTGCTGCAGCTCGTGCACCCGGGCCGCTGGGATAACCCCGGTCAGCAGGTACGTCCCGCCGTGCGCGGCAGGCGCCGACGGGACCGCCCGCAGCTGGCCGAGCACCGGCAGCACCGCGCCATAGCTGGCCGCCGGCAGCTCCAGCGTGAAGGTGTGCACCGGCTCGCACACCTGAGTGCCGGCCCGGCGCAGCG of the Jatrophihabitans sp. genome contains:
- a CDS encoding patatin-like phospholipase family protein translates to MADAPEVVVASGHMVDAADRSTPRFPAGEVERVTREVAATLRGWNVGPSTTVVCGGARGADIIVAEQARELGARVRLCLAAPAEQFEQTSVALPGTDWVARFRALSAIADVEVVPPASDPADDVYSRTNQRLIEITRSYGGHPHAVIVWNGAEGDGPGGTRNFVRQLAGGGRTGPVHVIDPTPRAYESRQSAPGPKKLLALDGGGIRGVLSLEILRSMEAQLRQRRGSPDLVLADYFDYVGGTSTGAVIAAALAMGRSVAEVQDRYISLASTVFRKRFLPFRLRSFYPDDQLRSELEDFFGPGRTLGAPEFRSLVLLVLHNTVTDSAWPLSNCTQAKYNRADRCLQSPSDRNLDLSLTELLRGSTAAPVYFAPQTIRVGSHEFVFQDGGLTPFNNPALLMYVMATLPEYGLNWRAGPEDLLVVSVGTGSAASVHPGLRPGKVWLGFNAKNFPSVFMRGASVGQDLLARAFGSTRAGEEIDREFGARLNPAPAPGGSRFSYVRYDANLSKETLQEYGITSSRAQKTIRKLDAVGEMAQLRAIGEKVGRTVDVADHFRGFL
- a CDS encoding toll/interleukin-1 receptor domain-containing protein — protein: MVYRLFLSHSSPSSASKERLRELAASIEEAAEPHGGIRVLYDQEQITGGDDWRRRIAFMLHVCHGGVVLLDEAALASQWVHAEALFLSLRHSYDEAFAFVPVSFLDEPDLERARQARAAQRQAFAETSWKVVNLPGIQFVRGKGVTEVATSIVTALRDRGLLGPGETPAAQLANQLAPLLDRASQPALRELADGLSARAGYLADNAENLAALAIIEAMLRSECLTETRDLMKDFGTAFPNPLRLRILEELSPLVVAAGASAMLRRRRSRGGYAHASLCSERPGYTVPRYIRRAHLAQEPPPHFAIANTHGAFEELRANLRDGWRARHGSAMAQSLTDEDVDELLATSTPDLYVWVPGPIDEEVLELLDETYPRVAFLVHHQASAAPPTLPAQLLPVTPTLTSQDERRIYFDYLAAIQALEGDSA